In Micromonospora sp. WMMD980, the following are encoded in one genomic region:
- a CDS encoding type II toxin-antitoxin system PemK/MazF family toxin, whose translation MTSSPVVQGGIYWVTDTDISLPPNHDRKTHPRRPVVVLTGPDTNSHAGWRFVLVAPISSESTRKTVYCVKLSAGEGNVASKCWVRVPAVQPLMKDQLTDMIGILPAQRLEEIQARLWQYLGLVDLDEPTQ comes from the coding sequence ATGACGAGTAGTCCCGTCGTCCAGGGCGGGATCTACTGGGTCACCGACACCGACATCAGCCTGCCCCCGAACCATGACCGCAAGACCCACCCACGACGTCCAGTGGTGGTTCTGACAGGGCCCGACACCAACAGCCACGCGGGCTGGCGGTTCGTGCTGGTGGCCCCGATATCGTCCGAGTCCACTCGCAAAACCGTGTACTGCGTCAAGTTGAGCGCAGGCGAGGGCAACGTCGCCAGCAAATGCTGGGTCCGGGTGCCAGCCGTTCAGCCGCTCATGAAGGACCAGTTGACGGACATGATCGGGATCCTGCCCGCGCAGCGGCTTGAGGAAATTCAGGCTCGGCTGTGGCAGTACCTCGGCCTAGTCGACCTGGATGAGCCCACACAGTAG
- a CDS encoding IS1634 family transposase, with translation MYVKASTRKTRDGQRIRYLQLAHNEWDPAAKASKTRVLYSFGREDQLDVAGIRRLVDALSRLLGPADALAAAAPAGLSFLESRPLGGAWLLDGLWRRLRVDTVLRPLVGSSRREVDVERVLFALVANRALAPSSKLAAADWVCQDVHLPGLPHVTDDACYRAMDQLIEVEPALTRGVYDQIADLLNLEVDLLFFDTTSTYFELDEADEPLWRDQQGRVVSEDDPAAVKQAGFRTHGKSKDSRDDLPQVVVGMAVTRTGIPVRVWCWPGNTSDSALIRQVKTDMREWSLARVVWVADRGFASAENRRFLQQGGGHYILGEKLRAGTSEADAALARQGRYATVAGNLQVKEVNIDTDDRFVICYNPEAADRDAAVRQRLIAQLTDLIDDTDRLPATKRAELRGVISTKPGLNRFLRVTPKGLLRLDQGKVKAEQRLDGKYLLRCSDPTLSAEDIALGYKQLLEVERGWRDMKTTLDLRPVFHRREDRIRAHILLCWLALLLIRVAETETGRTWTAIHTEIDRLHLGVFTGPAGTFAQRTELSQPQKALLTKLKITEPPRIFHATPATA, from the coding sequence GTGTACGTGAAAGCGTCGACCCGCAAGACCCGTGACGGGCAGAGGATCCGCTACCTGCAGTTGGCCCACAACGAGTGGGACCCGGCCGCGAAGGCGTCCAAGACGCGGGTGTTGTACTCGTTCGGCCGCGAGGATCAGCTCGACGTGGCCGGTATCCGCCGCCTGGTCGACGCGTTGTCGCGGTTGCTCGGCCCGGCTGACGCCCTGGCCGCGGCGGCGCCGGCAGGCTTGTCGTTCCTGGAGTCCCGTCCGCTGGGTGGGGCGTGGTTGCTCGACGGGTTGTGGCGCCGGCTGCGCGTCGACACGGTCCTGCGGCCGCTGGTCGGCTCGTCCCGCCGGGAGGTCGACGTCGAGCGGGTGCTGTTCGCGCTGGTCGCCAACCGGGCCCTGGCCCCGTCGAGCAAGCTGGCCGCCGCCGACTGGGTCTGCCAGGACGTGCACCTGCCCGGCCTGCCGCATGTCACCGACGACGCCTGCTACCGGGCGATGGACCAGTTGATCGAGGTCGAGCCCGCGTTGACCCGCGGGGTCTACGACCAGATCGCCGACCTGCTCAACCTTGAGGTCGACCTGCTGTTCTTCGACACCACCAGCACCTACTTCGAACTCGACGAGGCCGACGAACCGCTGTGGCGTGACCAGCAGGGCCGGGTCGTGTCCGAGGACGATCCGGCGGCGGTCAAGCAGGCCGGGTTCCGCACCCATGGCAAGAGCAAGGACTCCCGCGACGACCTGCCTCAGGTCGTGGTCGGGATGGCCGTCACTCGCACCGGCATTCCCGTGCGGGTGTGGTGCTGGCCCGGCAACACCAGCGACTCCGCCCTGATCCGGCAGGTCAAGACCGACATGCGCGAGTGGAGCCTGGCCCGGGTGGTCTGGGTCGCCGACCGCGGGTTCGCCTCCGCCGAGAACCGCCGCTTCCTGCAACAGGGCGGCGGGCACTACATCCTCGGCGAGAAGCTACGCGCCGGCACCAGCGAAGCCGACGCCGCCCTCGCCAGACAGGGCCGCTACGCGACCGTCGCGGGCAACCTGCAGGTCAAGGAAGTCAACATCGACACCGACGACCGGTTCGTCATCTGCTACAACCCAGAAGCCGCCGACCGCGACGCCGCCGTGCGCCAACGGCTGATCGCCCAGCTCACCGACCTGATCGACGACACCGACCGGCTGCCGGCCACCAAACGCGCCGAGCTACGCGGCGTGATCTCCACCAAACCCGGCCTGAACCGGTTCCTGCGCGTCACCCCCAAGGGCCTGCTACGCCTCGACCAAGGCAAGGTCAAGGCCGAACAGCGCCTCGACGGCAAGTACCTGCTGCGCTGCTCCGACCCGACACTGTCAGCCGAGGACATCGCCCTGGGCTACAAGCAGCTCCTCGAAGTCGAACGCGGCTGGCGCGACATGAAGACCACCCTCGACCTGCGCCCGGTGTTCCACCGCCGCGAGGACCGCATCCGCGCCCACATCCTGCTCTGCTGGCTGGCCCTGCTGCTCATCCGGGTCGCCGAAACCGAGACCGGCCGCACCTGGACCGCGATCCACACCGAGATCGACCGGCTACACCTGGGCGTGTTCACCGGCCCCGCCGGCACCTTCGCCCAGCGCACCGAACTGTCCCAACCCCAGAAGGCCCTGCTCACCAAGCTGAAGATCACCGAACCGCCCCGGATCTTCCACGCCACACCCGCAACCGCCTGA
- a CDS encoding nicotianamine synthase family protein — MLSVAAAPVQGVGRADHIISLYEQLRAQHSRAPSPEVNALFADLVRVCVHADARDVESALADPRIIRVRSDLIRLCAEGESLLENAWAHQVLTAADPHAQAAAFPYLGNYEQLTRLELHALAAAGHRLEATRGVCFIGGGSLPLSAMLLSQATRAHTTVVDRDVEAVKLSRRFVDRLAEAEQITVVVSDATSAPDMARVTAGCDVVVVAALVGTTRAEKLAALRAIGTSIAPGTYVVIRTADRLRALLYPTVDLGDVHDAGLVLDVVLHPYGEVVNSVIVARRH, encoded by the coding sequence ATGCTGAGCGTGGCCGCTGCGCCAGTGCAGGGTGTCGGTCGAGCCGATCACATCATCAGCCTGTATGAGCAGCTACGCGCCCAGCACAGTCGTGCCCCGTCACCGGAAGTCAACGCGTTGTTCGCCGATCTGGTGCGGGTCTGTGTCCACGCCGATGCGCGTGACGTCGAGTCGGCCCTGGCGGATCCGCGGATCATCAGGGTGCGATCGGACCTGATCCGGCTATGCGCGGAGGGCGAGTCGCTGCTGGAGAACGCGTGGGCGCACCAGGTGCTCACCGCCGCCGACCCGCATGCCCAGGCGGCCGCGTTTCCCTATCTTGGCAACTATGAGCAGTTGACTCGACTGGAGTTGCACGCCTTGGCGGCAGCCGGTCATCGGCTGGAGGCCACCCGCGGAGTCTGTTTCATCGGCGGAGGTTCGTTACCCCTGAGCGCCATGCTGCTGAGCCAGGCGACCAGAGCCCACACCACGGTGGTGGATCGCGACGTCGAAGCCGTGAAGCTCTCCCGCCGATTCGTCGACCGGCTCGCCGAAGCGGAACAGATCACGGTTGTCGTGTCCGACGCGACGTCGGCGCCGGACATGGCCCGCGTCACCGCCGGTTGCGACGTCGTTGTCGTCGCGGCCCTGGTGGGTACGACGCGGGCGGAGAAGCTGGCCGCGTTACGGGCCATCGGTACCTCGATCGCACCGGGAACGTACGTGGTCATTCGTACCGCGGACCGGTTGCGGGCGCTGCTCTACCCGACGGTTGACCTCGGTGACGTGCACGATGCCGGGCTGGTCCTCGACGTCGTCCTGCATCCCTACGGCGAGGTGGTCAACTCGGTGATCGTGGCCCGGCGTCATTGA
- a CDS encoding S8 family serine peptidase: MRHPSLWGRRGFAALLASTVATSAVALTGANPAAAEPAAPPAPAPEVPKEAPAEALGSHDAGLLADAQAQRKPAVTVIVATDKGKAGEVTAEIRKLGGTVTHRVDQVGYVLAQVPTDKVVKAAKLPGVSALDLNESITLPDPRAESLPGRRVAAQAAPSGPGAATPADNPYMPTGETGAVAFKKAHPTWDGRGVTIGIMDSGVDLDNPALQTTSTGERKIVDWVTATDPLLEGDLTWRAMRTQVTGPSFTAAGRQWTAPAGTWLFNVFNEKITEGSEPGGDVNRDGDTSDSFGILYDPSSHDIRVDSDQDGDFTDNPVMRPYKERFDVGHFGADDPATAVREQMPFVVEYREDVDLAPAGLPGQTADFVNIGIIEDAHGSHVAGITAANDMLGNTRFDGAAPGAKLVSSRACTWGGGCTAAALTTGMVDLVVNRKVDVVNMSIGGLPALNDANNARAELYDRLITDYGVQMFISAGNSGPGVNTVGDPSVADNVVSVASSISRETWLANYGSVTRRPYQLHPFSSRGPREDGGFKPTISAPGSAISTIPLWQAGSPAAEAGYSLPPGYAMFNGTSMASPQATGGAALLLSAARATDIGVTPAALRRAVVSSASWIRGEPAYAQGNGLLDVPGAWKLLAKPVTPRGYTASAPVCTPISDFLATPDRGTGVYNRCAPGQGGQKAGQARTYQVKVTRTSGPAGVIRHKLQWRGNDGTFRAPTSVDLPLNKAVSIPVTATPKAGAHGAILRIDDPRTKVVDFEVLNTVVAATRPTRPAYAFSGSGSVDRNSTTSFFVSVPEGAAALQVNLSGIATGSQTRFIAVNPWGVPVESTASTACYTNYSDAAACKPQERDYANPMPGIWEIEVEARRTSPSLNNPFQLTARVQGVKVEPAVVTLPSVTAGESTPVTWTVTNMFGPVVITGQGGPLGSSASSRDSIADGARKTYTVEVPAGATRLDVAIGNTSDLAADLDLTVLRDGVEVGQSADGDSEESVSIPNPQPGTYTVQVDGYAVPAGTTQFDYRDVFYSPALGQVTAPGTTVSLPNGASATITGAVTVNAAPAEGRQLFGELNLVTDEGAVVGRGAVSIGTVN; this comes from the coding sequence GTGAGACATCCATCCCTGTGGGGTAGGCGGGGCTTCGCCGCCCTGCTCGCCTCCACCGTCGCCACCAGCGCGGTCGCGCTGACTGGTGCAAACCCGGCGGCGGCCGAGCCGGCGGCACCGCCGGCACCTGCGCCGGAGGTGCCGAAGGAAGCGCCGGCCGAGGCGCTGGGCAGCCACGACGCCGGGCTGCTCGCCGATGCACAGGCGCAGCGCAAGCCGGCGGTCACGGTCATCGTCGCCACCGACAAGGGCAAGGCCGGCGAGGTCACCGCCGAGATCCGCAAGCTCGGTGGCACGGTCACCCACCGGGTCGACCAGGTCGGTTATGTGTTGGCACAGGTCCCGACGGACAAGGTCGTCAAGGCCGCCAAGCTACCCGGTGTCTCGGCGCTGGATCTGAACGAGTCGATCACGCTGCCCGACCCGCGCGCGGAGTCGCTGCCTGGCCGGCGGGTCGCCGCGCAGGCCGCTCCGTCGGGTCCGGGAGCGGCGACTCCGGCGGACAACCCCTACATGCCGACCGGGGAGACCGGCGCGGTGGCGTTCAAGAAGGCGCACCCGACGTGGGACGGCCGCGGCGTGACCATCGGCATCATGGACTCCGGCGTCGACCTGGACAATCCCGCTCTGCAGACCACCTCGACGGGCGAGCGGAAGATCGTCGACTGGGTGACCGCCACCGACCCGCTGCTGGAGGGTGACCTGACCTGGCGGGCCATGCGCACGCAGGTCACCGGCCCGTCGTTCACCGCGGCCGGGCGCCAGTGGACCGCGCCGGCGGGCACCTGGCTGTTCAACGTGTTCAACGAGAAGATCACCGAGGGCAGTGAGCCCGGTGGTGACGTCAACCGCGACGGCGACACCTCGGACAGCTTCGGCATCCTCTACGACCCGTCCAGCCACGACATCCGGGTGGACTCCGACCAGGACGGTGACTTCACCGACAACCCGGTGATGCGCCCCTACAAGGAGCGCTTCGACGTCGGGCACTTCGGCGCCGACGATCCCGCCACCGCGGTGCGTGAGCAGATGCCGTTCGTGGTCGAGTACCGCGAGGACGTCGACCTCGCACCGGCGGGCCTGCCCGGTCAGACCGCGGACTTCGTCAACATCGGCATCATCGAGGACGCGCACGGGTCGCACGTCGCGGGCATCACCGCGGCCAACGACATGCTCGGCAACACCCGCTTCGACGGGGCCGCGCCGGGCGCGAAGCTGGTCTCCTCCCGGGCCTGCACCTGGGGCGGAGGCTGCACCGCGGCGGCGTTGACCACCGGCATGGTGGACCTCGTGGTCAACCGCAAGGTGGATGTGGTGAACATGTCCATCGGCGGCCTGCCGGCGCTCAACGACGCCAACAATGCCCGCGCCGAATTGTACGACCGGCTGATCACCGACTACGGCGTGCAGATGTTCATCTCCGCCGGCAACTCCGGCCCGGGCGTGAACACCGTGGGTGACCCGTCCGTCGCCGACAATGTGGTCAGCGTCGCCTCGAGCATCAGCCGGGAGACCTGGCTGGCGAACTACGGCTCGGTCACCCGCCGGCCGTACCAGCTGCACCCGTTCTCCTCGCGTGGGCCGCGTGAGGACGGTGGCTTCAAGCCGACCATCAGCGCGCCCGGCTCGGCGATCTCCACCATCCCGCTGTGGCAGGCCGGCTCGCCTGCCGCTGAGGCCGGTTACTCGCTGCCGCCGGGCTACGCCATGTTCAACGGCACCTCGATGGCCTCTCCGCAGGCCACCGGCGGCGCGGCGTTGCTGCTGTCGGCCGCGAGGGCGACCGACATCGGGGTCACCCCGGCGGCGTTGCGTCGGGCCGTGGTCAGCTCGGCCTCGTGGATCAGGGGCGAGCCGGCGTACGCGCAGGGTAACGGCCTGCTCGACGTGCCGGGTGCCTGGAAGCTGCTGGCCAAGCCCGTCACCCCGCGCGGCTACACCGCGAGCGCGCCGGTGTGCACGCCGATCTCCGACTTCCTCGCCACCCCCGACCGGGGCACCGGCGTCTACAACCGCTGCGCCCCCGGGCAGGGCGGCCAGAAGGCCGGTCAGGCGCGCACCTACCAGGTCAAGGTCACCCGCACCAGCGGTCCGGCCGGCGTGATCCGCCACAAGCTGCAGTGGCGGGGCAACGACGGGACGTTCCGCGCCCCGACGTCGGTGGACCTGCCGCTGAACAAGGCCGTCTCCATCCCGGTGACGGCCACCCCGAAGGCCGGCGCTCACGGAGCCATCCTGCGCATCGACGACCCGAGGACCAAGGTGGTCGACTTCGAGGTCCTGAACACCGTCGTCGCCGCCACCCGGCCCACCAGGCCGGCGTACGCGTTCTCCGGCTCGGGCAGCGTGGACCGTAACTCGACGACCAGCTTCTTCGTCTCGGTCCCCGAGGGGGCGGCGGCACTGCAGGTGAACCTGTCCGGCATCGCCACCGGTTCGCAGACCCGGTTCATCGCCGTCAACCCCTGGGGTGTGCCGGTGGAGAGCACCGCCAGCACCGCCTGCTACACCAACTACTCCGACGCGGCGGCGTGCAAGCCGCAGGAGCGGGACTACGCCAACCCGATGCCCGGAATCTGGGAGATCGAGGTGGAGGCACGGCGCACCTCGCCGTCGCTGAACAACCCGTTCCAGCTCACCGCGCGGGTGCAGGGCGTCAAGGTGGAGCCGGCCGTGGTGACGCTGCCGAGCGTGACCGCCGGTGAGTCCACGCCGGTCACCTGGACGGTCACGAACATGTTCGGCCCGGTGGTGATCACGGGTCAGGGCGGTCCGTTGGGCAGCTCGGCCTCCTCCCGCGACAGCATCGCCGACGGTGCGCGCAAGACCTACACCGTCGAGGTGCCCGCGGGCGCCACCCGGCTGGACGTCGCCATCGGCAACACCAGCGACCTGGCCGCCGACCTGGACCTGACCGTCCTGCGCGACGGCGTCGAGGTCGGCCAGTCCGCCGACGGCGACTCCGAGGAGTCGGTCTCGATCCCGAACCCCCAGCCCGGCACCTACACGGTGCAGGTCGACGGGTACGCGGTGCCGGCCGGCACCACGCAATTCGACTACCGGGACGTGTTCTACTCCCCCGCCCTGGGCCAGGTCACCGCACCCGGCACCACGGTGTCCCTGCCCAACGGCGCCAGCGCCACCATCACCGGCGCCGTGACCGTCAACGCGGCTCCGGCCGAGGGTCGGCAGCTGTTCGGTGAGCTGAACCTGGTCACCGACGAGGGCGCGGTCGTCGGCCGCGGCGCGGTGTCCATCGGCACCGTGAACTGA
- a CDS encoding amidohydrolase family protein, whose translation MVASYVVRTAHAFDGERFLPGGAQVQVDGGRIVAVRPAHAPIDAGQRVFDRADATVLPGLIDTHVHLVAGGEPNALGLDAGRSAAEREQVIRRSLVAQVGAGVTTVRDLGDNRFVVVERAVRDDEPSVVGAGPPITSVNGHCAALGGQASGSKALRSAVAERHDRGAKIVKIVVSGGAMTAGSDLLRLQFELADVRVVVEEAHRRGLPVTAHAHPVVAVELCLAAGVDGIEHCTCLTPTGIHTPASVVDGLAAHQVQVCPTFGRLPALPPSPEAVEVMRRTGMTLTARFAQVSRLHAAGVPLLAGSDAGIHPAKPHGVLAYAVAELVRSGLPVDAALRAATSGAAEACGLGATVGRLRPGTVADLLIVEGDLAHDVLALTRVRGVILRGRPVIVNDAGPRSPS comes from the coding sequence GTGGTCGCATCCTATGTGGTCCGAACGGCACACGCATTTGATGGCGAGCGTTTTCTTCCCGGTGGGGCGCAGGTCCAGGTCGATGGCGGTCGGATCGTCGCGGTTCGACCGGCGCACGCGCCGATTGACGCCGGCCAGCGGGTGTTCGACCGCGCCGATGCGACGGTGCTGCCCGGGTTGATCGATACTCATGTCCATCTGGTGGCTGGTGGTGAGCCGAACGCCCTGGGGTTGGACGCGGGGCGCAGCGCCGCGGAGCGTGAGCAGGTCATCCGCCGATCTTTGGTGGCACAGGTCGGTGCGGGTGTGACGACGGTGCGGGATCTGGGCGATAACCGGTTCGTCGTGGTGGAGCGGGCGGTACGCGATGACGAGCCGTCGGTTGTCGGGGCGGGACCGCCGATCACGTCGGTGAATGGGCACTGCGCCGCACTCGGTGGACAGGCCAGCGGCAGCAAGGCGCTGCGGTCGGCAGTCGCCGAACGGCACGATCGCGGGGCCAAGATCGTAAAGATCGTTGTCAGCGGTGGCGCCATGACAGCCGGTTCGGACCTGCTGCGACTGCAGTTCGAGCTGGCCGACGTCCGGGTCGTGGTGGAGGAGGCCCACCGTCGTGGGCTGCCGGTCACGGCGCATGCCCACCCGGTGGTCGCCGTCGAGTTATGTCTGGCCGCCGGCGTCGACGGCATCGAGCATTGCACCTGCCTGACCCCGACGGGGATTCACACTCCGGCCTCGGTGGTTGACGGGCTGGCCGCGCACCAGGTCCAGGTGTGCCCGACGTTCGGGCGGCTGCCCGCACTTCCACCATCGCCGGAGGCGGTCGAGGTCATGCGGCGCACGGGAATGACGCTGACGGCCCGCTTCGCTCAGGTCAGCCGCCTGCACGCCGCCGGGGTGCCGCTGCTGGCCGGTTCAGACGCCGGTATTCACCCGGCAAAACCACACGGCGTCCTCGCCTATGCGGTGGCCGAGCTGGTCCGGTCCGGCCTGCCAGTCGACGCGGCACTGCGAGCGGCGACATCCGGTGCCGCCGAGGCGTGCGGGCTGGGCGCCACGGTCGGCAGGCTGCGGCCAGGCACGGTCGCCGACCTGCTCATCGTCGAGGGTGACCTGGCACATGACGTTCTTGCCCTGACCCGCGTGCGCGGAGTGATACTGCGCGGACGGCCGGTCATCGTCAATGACGCCGGGCCACGATCACCGAGTTGA
- a CDS encoding GNAT family N-acetyltransferase yields the protein MPSHQKTGQSKVSDLVVTPAAPADLQAAEAIMREVLHTDLGGYLPQWHHDIDDLEATYLRTPGSVLLVARDVTGVVGTAAVRPCRLASPPNPDWLAQEYNQPDVCQLVRVWVVSRARRCGVGRALTERAVAWSVGPGGYRRVYLHTDASVSGAEAFWRSLPTREIYDERPDPFSTVHFEIDADIMLRTSQC from the coding sequence ATGCCAAGCCATCAGAAAACAGGTCAAAGCAAAGTCTCTGACCTGGTCGTCACGCCTGCCGCCCCAGCTGATCTGCAGGCGGCGGAGGCGATCATGCGTGAGGTGCTGCACACCGACCTGGGGGGATACCTCCCGCAGTGGCACCACGACATTGACGACCTCGAAGCGACCTACCTGCGTACACCGGGAAGTGTGCTGCTGGTGGCCCGAGACGTGACCGGCGTCGTCGGCACGGCGGCCGTACGGCCGTGTCGGTTGGCGAGTCCTCCGAATCCGGATTGGCTGGCGCAGGAGTACAACCAGCCCGACGTCTGCCAACTGGTGCGCGTGTGGGTGGTCTCCCGGGCACGGCGCTGTGGCGTCGGTCGGGCCCTTACCGAGCGGGCGGTGGCCTGGAGTGTCGGCCCCGGCGGCTACCGGCGCGTGTACCTGCACACCGACGCGAGCGTCTCAGGCGCGGAGGCGTTCTGGCGATCCCTGCCGACACGCGAGATCTACGATGAACGGCCTGATCCGTTCAGCACAGTGCACTTCGAGATCGACGCCGACATCATGCTGCGAACATCGCAATGCTGA
- a CDS encoding phosphotransferase, producing the protein MFVEARTRPMLAEVCRKLGCSTAEAQLLRHHTNAVYAVGDVVIKIAPLEFGLDRSRTVVAVVDWLSAKGFPTVGLCAQVPDQPLVVDGHAVTVWQRLDPADDNPVTTAELGQLLRELHGFPMPPVELPRLQPAESVRRSVDNAHLIDDLDRDLLLNRLEVLRAAWSSMASPLGDSLIQSDPQTRNALRRFDGTPVLADWDGIAIGPREWDIATVAVHCRRFGGGRQAFADFTARYGWDATTWSGFEELCRLRELQMIATNARKSRPGTSAAAEVHRRLDGLRNEKSTELRRWQIL; encoded by the coding sequence ATGTTCGTCGAGGCACGAACGCGTCCGATGCTCGCCGAGGTGTGTCGGAAGCTGGGCTGCTCAACTGCCGAGGCGCAGTTGCTTCGGCATCACACCAACGCGGTGTACGCCGTGGGCGACGTAGTAATCAAGATCGCGCCGCTGGAGTTCGGACTAGACCGCTCACGGACGGTGGTGGCGGTCGTTGACTGGCTGTCAGCCAAGGGCTTCCCGACCGTGGGTCTGTGCGCCCAGGTGCCGGATCAACCGCTCGTGGTCGACGGACACGCCGTCACGGTGTGGCAGCGTTTGGACCCGGCGGACGACAACCCTGTCACCACCGCAGAGCTCGGGCAACTCCTTCGGGAACTGCACGGCTTTCCGATGCCGCCGGTGGAGCTGCCAAGGCTTCAACCAGCCGAGAGCGTCCGCAGATCCGTGGACAACGCCCACCTCATCGACGATTTGGACCGCGACCTGTTGCTGAACCGGCTCGAGGTTCTCAGGGCGGCCTGGTCGTCGATGGCGTCCCCGCTGGGAGACAGCCTGATCCAATCCGACCCCCAGACCCGCAACGCTCTACGGCGGTTCGACGGCACCCCGGTCCTGGCTGACTGGGACGGTATCGCGATCGGGCCGCGAGAGTGGGACATCGCCACCGTCGCGGTTCACTGTCGGCGATTCGGCGGCGGCCGGCAGGCCTTCGCGGACTTCACCGCCAGGTACGGCTGGGACGCCACCACCTGGTCGGGCTTCGAAGAGCTCTGCCGATTGCGTGAACTCCAGATGATCGCCACCAACGCGCGCAAGTCCCGACCCGGCACGTCGGCAGCCGCCGAGGTGCATCGCCGGCTTGACGGCCTTCGCAACGAGAAGAGCACCGAGCTGCGTCGCTGGCAGATCCTCTGA
- a CDS encoding type II toxin-antitoxin system antitoxin SocA domain-containing protein — translation MTKPVHPKNASARTAAAYLAVLGLARTLGYVITRLKIAKLLYLADLRAIEAGDDPVSGIQWKWLNYGPYNNSLLFLEDELVEAGVVRREPEPYYGGQWLRLIDEASVGYDMEPEEMAVLSSVVAEFGDLLATSLKDLSYQTAPMRDAQGRGRGTTLDLSLARPRPRLTGLAARMQGIINRLPEQENDPGVFEDMIIESAALAAPRRRATRELLGDDE, via the coding sequence ATGACTAAGCCCGTGCACCCGAAGAACGCCTCGGCACGTACCGCCGCGGCGTACCTCGCTGTTCTCGGACTGGCCCGCACTCTGGGTTACGTCATCACACGCCTCAAGATCGCCAAGCTGCTGTACCTGGCAGACCTGCGAGCCATCGAGGCTGGTGACGACCCAGTATCCGGCATTCAGTGGAAGTGGCTCAACTACGGACCGTACAACAACAGTCTCCTCTTCCTGGAAGACGAGCTAGTAGAGGCCGGCGTAGTCCGCCGGGAGCCTGAGCCGTACTACGGCGGGCAGTGGCTACGCCTGATCGACGAAGCGAGCGTCGGCTACGACATGGAGCCTGAGGAGATGGCGGTCCTCTCCTCGGTGGTGGCAGAGTTCGGCGACCTGCTAGCCACGAGCTTGAAGGACCTTAGCTACCAGACAGCACCAATGCGAGACGCCCAGGGGCGTGGTCGCGGCACCACACTTGACCTCTCCCTCGCACGGCCGCGGCCGCGGCTCACTGGCCTGGCTGCCAGGATGCAAGGGATCATCAATCGACTGCCTGAGCAGGAGAATGATCCGGGCGTATTCGAGGATATGATCATCGAGTCAGCCGCCTTGGCCGCCCCGCGCAGGCGTGCAACGAGGGAACTGCTGGGTGATGACGAGTAG
- a CDS encoding transcriptional repressor: MTRNTRQRAEVLALLREVDGFHSAQQLHQMLLDRQARVGLTTVYRTLQLLVDTGELDSTKLPGGEQLYRRCSQSRHHHHLVCRGCGRTVEVAGPAVERWADQVASQHGFTDVGHTMEIFGVCGACAA; encoded by the coding sequence ATGACCCGCAACACCCGCCAGCGTGCCGAGGTGCTGGCGCTGCTGCGCGAAGTTGACGGCTTCCACAGCGCGCAACAGCTGCACCAGATGCTGCTGGATCGCCAGGCGCGGGTCGGCCTGACCACCGTCTACCGGACACTACAGCTGCTGGTCGACACCGGTGAACTCGACTCCACCAAGCTGCCGGGCGGAGAGCAGCTGTATCGGAGGTGCAGCCAGAGCCGCCACCACCACCACCTGGTGTGCCGTGGGTGCGGTCGGACGGTCGAGGTCGCCGGGCCGGCCGTGGAGCGGTGGGCCGACCAGGTCGCCAGCCAGCACGGCTTCACCGACGTCGGTCACACCATGGAGATCTTCGGAGTCTGCGGCGCCTGCGCCGCCTGA
- a CDS encoding transposase family protein codes for MDRRLAMLVHLRHGLTHDVIAAWFAVHRSTISRSIAEISPRYLFDRPQPGTLGRPARYDFLPLSL; via the coding sequence GTGGATCGGCGGCTGGCCATGCTGGTCCATCTCCGTCACGGGCTCACCCACGACGTGATCGCGGCCTGGTTCGCTGTGCACCGCTCGACGATCAGCCGCAGCATCGCCGAGATCAGCCCCCGTTACCTTTTTGATCGTCCCCAGCCGGGGACCCTCGGTCGCCCGGCCCGGTATGACTTCCTGCCCCTGTCGTTGTGA